In Flavobacteriales bacterium, the genomic stretch AAGCCAAAAAAAGGGGATTGATTGTTTCATGAAAATGTATTTGTTCATTATGAGTATACCTCAACGTCTTCTAACAATTCGTCATACAAGGCGTCATAAGCATCTATGAATTCTTCATCACTTTGATGAGTAATTACATACTTATCAGAATCAGCAATAAACGTGTTCAAATCATCACTAATCTTTTCGCTACCCATTATTATTGCATCAGCGTATTTTATTGCTAATTGGTGAAGTGTGTCAACTGAAGCCTGCTTAATCAGCTGAACGTCATCTTCATTTACTCCTGTAATGATAGATTTACGTGCCATATCATTGTCTATTTCAACATTTGATTCTTGGTCATAAACGGAATAAACTACTTTTGTATTGTCAAAGATAGGGTCTTCTGCAAACGCTTTTTTAAGATACATTGGAACTAGTGCAGACATCCAACCGTGACAATGTACAATATTAGGTGCCCATCCCAGTTTTCTGACTGTTTCTAGCACGCCACGGCAGAAGAAGATAGCGCGCTCATCGTGAAATTCAAACTCTTCGCCATCCAATTCATGCATAAACGTTTTCTTAGGAAAATAATCTTCGTTTTCAATAAAATAAACCTGCATTCTAACCGGTTGCAAAGAAGCAACCTTAATAATAAGTGGGTAATCCAGATTGTCTAAAATCATATTCATACCAGACAAACG encodes the following:
- a CDS encoding glycogen/starch synthase; translation: MDKKRVLFISQEITPYLCETEISTRCRNLPQGIMEKGKDIRIFMPKYGCINERRNQLHEVIRLSGMNMILDNLDYPLIIKVASLQPVRMQVYFIENEDYFPKKTFMHELDGEEFEFHDERAIFFCRGVLETVRKLGWAPNIVHCHGWMSALVPMYLKKAFAEDPIFDNTKVVYSVYDQESNVEIDNDMARKSIITGVNEDDVQLIKQASVDTLHQLAIKYADAIIMGSEKISDDLNTFIADSDKYVITHQSDEEFIDAYDALYDELLEDVEVYS